TCGATCATTCAACCTTTTTTTTAATTAGCAATTGGAATTGATCATATTCACGGATATAATCCTCTTCAAGATACAACTCGGAACAAAGTGCCATCTGTATGGCATTGTGAGAATATTGCAGAATAGTCCAGGTAAGTGGTGGAATATATAGTCCGACATTGGGATTGTCCAGCGTAAATTTAACTGTATGTCCCTCCACGGTTTCTGTAGTAACATTGATAATGCCTGCAGCAGCAATTAAGACCTGAATATTTTCATAATGCGCGTGTTTTCCTCTTATCACACTTTCAGGAGTGTGGTAAGTCCAAAAAAGTCTCTTAACAGGAAAGGAAAGGAATTTCTCAAACTCAAAAACTGAAATGTATCCCTGCTCCAACTGACCAATTTTTTTAAAAGAAATAAGATGTGGCTGATCCATATTAATTAAAGTCCTCCCAGATTGAGAAATCAAGGTCAGTAATTTTTTTTAAAAGGAAGAAATCTTCACTAAGTAAAGAGTGTAACCATTGCCGTTCTTCGTTAGATGCATAGTAAGTCGGCGCAGGTACTTTAATTTTTTTTGTTGTTGAAAAAGGCAAAACCCGGGAAGCGGTAATTTTTTTCCTTAATCTTTCCGGAAGTAATCTTTTGCCAATGGAAGTAATTCTGCGGGGTTGTTCGGTGTAAAAAAATTCTTTTGTCTTGTTTTCACTAACTGGAATAATGGCATCCAAGGCCGGAACGTTTAAAAAACTGAAACAGTTGTTCAGCGCCACCAATGGATTTTCATCCAGATTTTCCGTGAGCATTACATAGCAATTGTCTTTTCCGAAAACATCAAAATATTTTTGCAGCCATTTCCCATAACTGCTAAACTCAAGGTAATTTTTGTAGAAGTAATTCTTAATAGCATGATCAGCATCAAATGGATGTCCAATATCTGCGGTAACTTCTTCTTTGAATGGTTTCAAACGTTCACCTATTGTGCGTATCCAGTTATAATGTGATTGAATTCTGTCGATTGGATTTCTTAACAGGAAGATAAATTTCGGACGATGAATGTTTGTGTGAATTCTTTCGATGGCATTTTCAGATATGAAATAGGTGGTGCTTGATTCACCAAGATATTTGAAAGTGAAATTTTCAGTATTGTATCCATTCAGGTAATGATCCCAACCTTTATTGAATTGCTGATCCTTCGAGAAAAAGTGTGGCTCTTTAACCTCCATCATTTTTATTGCTGGATGCTGGTTGAGATACCATTGGAGCGATGTGGTTCCTGATTTCCCTGCACCGGGAATAAAAAGGTTTGGAAACTCATGCATCCCGGACTTCTATTTTGAAATCACAAAAGAATTTATCACGTCCCGCAGTTTGTATCATGTTTGAATTAAAATAATCACCTTCTTCTACCACAAGGTTGAATGCGTTCTCTAAGGAATCGATCATCCCTGAGCCGCCATCTGCTTCATACAAAAATAAATCACAGGAATAGTCA
The genomic region above belongs to Chitinophagaceae bacterium and contains:
- a CDS encoding FdtA/QdtA family cupin domain-containing protein — encoded protein: MDQPHLISFKKIGQLEQGYISVFEFEKFLSFPVKRLFWTYHTPESVIRGKHAHYENIQVLIAAAGIINVTTETVEGHTVKFTLDNPNVGLYIPPLTWTILQYSHNAIQMALCSELYLEEDYIREYDQFQLLIKKKVE
- a CDS encoding sulfotransferase domain-containing protein, coding for MHEFPNLFIPGAGKSGTTSLQWYLNQHPAIKMMEVKEPHFFSKDQQFNKGWDHYLNGYNTENFTFKYLGESSTTYFISENAIERIHTNIHRPKFIFLLRNPIDRIQSHYNWIRTIGERLKPFKEEVTADIGHPFDADHAIKNYFYKNYLEFSSYGKWLQKYFDVFGKDNCYVMLTENLDENPLVALNNCFSFLNVPALDAIIPVSENKTKEFFYTEQPRRITSIGKRLLPERLRKKITASRVLPFSTTKKIKVPAPTYYASNEERQWLHSLLSEDFFLLKKITDLDFSIWEDFN